A window from Kwoniella pini CBS 10737 chromosome 1, complete sequence encodes these proteins:
- a CDS encoding glycerol-3-phosphate dehydrogenase (NAD(+)), with amino-acid sequence MSAQSSAPTTPDVPAKDFSDLEISSTVTTPAATRPSSPVPAALPPSPLPSGKHKICVIGSGSWGSALAKIAAENAWKRNDEFHSEVRMWVREKIVNGKPLTHVINRTHLNSRYLPDIKLPKNLVATPHLKDVVKDATLIVFVVPHQFLHTVLGELSKPGVLHPQARAISAIKGVEVNGTDIETFASLIEGRVGTPCSALSGANIALEVAMGQFCETTIGCPSHEDSLLWKAVFHAPTFRVNAVEDVNGVSLGGALKNIVALAAGFVDGLGLGGNTKAAILRIGLSEMTEFCLEFFEGSQRETFSNESAGIADLITTCYGGRNRKCAEEFAKTGQSFDVIEKKLLNGQKLQGTATAEEVNNFLRARKRVHAYPLFEKVYLIAFQGLPPKALVQGL; translated from the exons ATGTCCGCTCAATCATCTGCTCCAACTACTCCTGATGTTCCCGCTAAAGACTTCTCAGACCTTGAGATCTCTTCAACTGTGACTACTCCTG CCGCTACTCGACCTTCATCTCCCGTTCCAGCGGCTTTACCACCATCACCTCTCCCTTCTGGAAAGCACAAGATCTGTGTAATTGGATCAGGATCATGGGGCTCAGCACTTGCTAAAATAGCAGCTGAGAACGCCTGGAAGAGGAATGATGAGTTCCATTCTGAAGTTCGAATGTGGGTTCGAGAAAAGATT gtaaatgGAAAACCTTTAACTCACGTCATCAACCGAACACACCTTAACTCTCGATACTTACCAGATATCAAACTCCCTAAAAACCTTGTCGCTACTCCTCACTTAAAAGATGTCGTCAAAGACGCTACTTTGATAGTATTCGTTGTACCCCATCAATTCCTTCACACAGTTTTGGGAGAATTGAGCAAACCTGGTGTACTTCATCCTCAAGCCAGAGCTATCTCAGCTATCAAGGGTGTTGAGGTCAATGGAACCGATATTGAAACTTTCGCAAGTTTGATCGAAGGTCGAGTTGGTACCCCATGTTCAGCTTTAAGTGGAGCTAACATTGCTTTGGAGG TCGCCATGGGTCAATTCTGTGAAACTACCATCGGATGTCCATCGCACGAAGACTCTTTACTTTGGAAAGCGGTATTCCACGCACCTACCTTCCGAGTCAATGCTGTAGAAGATGTCAACGGTGTATCACTCGGTGGAGCTTTGAAGAACATTGTTGCCCTTGCTGCTGGATTCGTAGATGGTTTAGGTCTTGGAGGAAACACCAAAGCTGCTATTTTGAGAATTGGTTTGAGTGAAATGACTGAATTCTGTTTGGAATTCTTCGAAGGTAGTCAAAGGGAAAC TTTCTCAAATGAATCAGCTGGTAttgctgatttgattaCCACATGTTACGGTggaagaaatagaaaatgTGCAGAAGAATTCGCTAAAACAGGTCAATCATTCGATGtcattgaaaagaaattattgaatgGTCAAAAATTACAAGGTACTGCTACTGCTGAAGAAGTCAACAACTTCTTAAGAGCCAGAAAGAGGGTACACGCTTATCCTTTATTCGAGAAAGTTTATTTAATCGCTTTCCAAGGTTTACCTCCCAAAGCTTTAGTACAAGGATTATAA